A genomic region of Methanobacterium sp. SMA-27 contains the following coding sequences:
- the pyrB gene encoding aspartate carbamoyltransferase, which produces MVFHQKNIISISDFSKDDIEYILRLSEKMEPIARSKKQSNVLSGKILGMLFYEPSTRTRLSFEAAMKRLGGSTIGFAEANVSSTTKGENLTDTVKIVGEYSDAIVIRHNMEGTARFASSVVDVPVINAGDGAGQHPTQTLLDLYTMKRVLGKIDELHVALVGDLKYGRTVHSLAYALAMFDVKMSFVSPPELKMPNGIVHDLNKAGVSINETNDIHSVLEDSDVLYVTRIQKERFPDPEEYSKIKGAYMIDKKLVEDTDLIVMHPLPRVDEISYDVDNTKYGKYFEQAFYGVPVRMALLKSIIDSFE; this is translated from the coding sequence ATGGTCTTTCATCAAAAAAATATTATATCAATAAGTGATTTCAGTAAAGATGATATTGAGTATATATTAAGACTTTCCGAGAAAATGGAACCAATAGCAAGGTCCAAAAAACAATCAAATGTACTTTCTGGAAAAATATTAGGAATGCTCTTTTATGAACCATCAACAAGAACCAGGCTCTCATTTGAAGCAGCTATGAAAAGATTAGGCGGTAGTACAATAGGATTCGCAGAAGCAAATGTTAGTTCAACAACTAAAGGTGAGAATCTAACAGACACTGTGAAAATTGTTGGAGAATATTCAGATGCAATTGTTATAAGACATAATATGGAAGGAACAGCACGTTTTGCAAGTAGTGTAGTTGATGTTCCAGTAATAAATGCAGGAGATGGTGCCGGCCAACATCCGACTCAGACCTTGCTTGATTTGTATACAATGAAGAGAGTACTGGGTAAAATTGATGAACTTCATGTAGCATTAGTTGGAGATCTTAAATATGGTAGAACAGTTCATTCATTAGCTTATGCACTTGCAATGTTTGATGTTAAAATGAGTTTTGTTTCTCCACCCGAACTTAAGATGCCGAATGGAATAGTACATGATTTAAATAAGGCTGGAGTTTCTATCAATGAAACTAATGATATTCATAGTGTCCTAGAAGATTCAGATGTTTTATATGTTACAAGAATACAAAAGGAAAGATTCCCAGATCCAGAAGAATATTCAAAAATTAAGGGTGCATACATGATTGATAAAAAATTGGTCGAAGATACAGATCTTATTGTTATGCATCCTCTTCCAAGGGTCGATGAAATATCATACGATGTGGACAATACAAAATATGGAAAATATTTTGAACAAGCATTTTATGGTGTCCCTGTTCGTATGGCACTATTAAAATCAATAATTGATAGTTTTGAATAA
- a CDS encoding tRNA (adenine-N1)-methyltransferase yields the protein MRILMDERGKKYMVADKEFHTDFGFITEEDIIGSKAGDVLKTHLGREFKVIKPNVNDYIELMERKCSIILPKDIGIIVAKTGLGSGFRVLDAGTGAGATALHFGNIVGKEGEVYSYEIREDFAEIAEINIKGFGLENVQVKCTDVTEGIEEKNLDLVFLDLPKPWDAAEYAKEALKVGGYIATYTPFVEQVQILQRVLKKVGLSEVESFECIFRGIEVTNKGTRPKTRMAGHTGYLTFARKL from the coding sequence TTGCGAATTTTAATGGATGAAAGGGGTAAGAAGTATATGGTAGCTGACAAAGAGTTCCATACTGACTTCGGATTTATTACTGAAGAAGATATTATTGGATCAAAAGCAGGAGATGTGCTAAAAACCCATCTAGGTAGAGAATTTAAAGTTATAAAACCTAATGTCAATGATTATATCGAACTTATGGAAAGAAAATGTTCAATTATTCTTCCAAAAGACATTGGAATCATTGTTGCTAAAACAGGATTAGGTTCTGGCTTTAGGGTTTTAGATGCTGGAACTGGAGCAGGAGCTACTGCACTTCATTTCGGTAATATTGTAGGTAAAGAGGGAGAAGTATATTCCTATGAAATTCGTGAAGATTTTGCAGAAATTGCAGAAATAAACATTAAAGGATTTGGACTTGAAAATGTCCAAGTAAAATGTACTGATGTTACAGAAGGTATAGAAGAAAAAAATTTGGATCTAGTATTTTTAGACCTCCCAAAACCATGGGATGCTGCCGAATATGCAAAAGAAGCTCTTAAAGTTGGAGGTTATATTGCTACATACACCCCCTTTGTTGAGCAGGTTCAAATTCTGCAAAGAGTGCTTAAAAAAGTTGGATTATCAGAAGTAGAAAGTTTTGAATGCATTTTCAGAGGTATTGAAGTTACAAACAAAGGGACACGGCCAAAAACAAGAATGGCAGGCCATACAGGATATCTTACATTTGCAAGAAAACTCTGA